GGAAACTTTGGTTTCTTATATTCGCAGAATGAGTAAATTTAGATTCGAGTATTTATTTGTGTTTGCTGATTAATTAGGGATCTGGCTTTCCTTCGTGACGTAGCAAATTGCTTTAGGAACTATCCGCAAGCCTGAACTTGATCTTTCGCATTGTGAAAATGATCTAGggaaaaattgctttatatataaataaaaatcgatatcTGGCTCGGGAATTTCCCGTGAGATGACAAttcatatttccaaaattccaTTAACAAAACCTAAAATATCCCAAAAACTAAGAGAGTTAGGCACTTTCAAGAATACATCCATCCAAAATGGATGCAGACAAGTCACGGTCGACAACACACAgaaggttttatttaaaaaaagcaaggTCTGGGACTACAAATGAACCAGAACTAAAGAAAACTCatcaaataactcaaaaactaAGACAGTTCAGCACAAGAGTACCCGCTTGAGGCGTAACAACCTGCAGACCTGAactataatacattttttccagGGAACCTGAATGCCATAACCAGCGGGATGCATTACGGCTGGCCCTCACCTTCCCTCCCGAAGCTCCTGCATAACACTTCCAGCATCCCCGTGACCAACGACGAGGGTTCCTGGATGGCAGTCATGCCCCTATTGGGAGCCCTCCTGGGTTCGCTCATCGTGGGCACCACAGTGGACATATTCGGCAGGAAAAGAACAATTCTCATCTCCTCAATTCCCTACTTCGCTGCCTGGATGATGGTAGCTTTCGCTCCCTCAGTCACCATCATCTACATTGCCCGATTCATCGCGGGAGTGGCTGATGGCTGGGTGTTCACCGCCCTTCCCATGTACATCGGGGAGATTTCCGACCCAAAAGTACGGGGACTGCTAGGGAGCAGCGTAAGCGTAAACTGGATATTCGGAATCCTTCTGATCAACATCGTGGGATCGTATTTAAGCATCATGGTCACAGCAATTGTGAGCAGTTCTCTGCCTTTGGTGACCATGGTGAGCTTCGCCTTTATGCCGGAGTCTCCGTACTATTTGCTGATGAGGGGTAACACTGAGGAAGCGAAAAGGAGCTTGCAGCGGTTTAGGGGGCTGAATGATGTTGACGGGGAGTTGGGGAGAGTGAGCTTTGCTTTGAAAGCTCAGAATAAGAATGCTGggaaatttttagatttgttCACCGATAAAGTGAGCAGGAAGGCTGTGATAATCATGATGATTTTGAGGGGGGCGCAGCAGCTGAGCGGCACGACTGCAGTAACCTTCTATGCTCAGCCCATCTTCATTGAGGCTGGAGACCATATTTCCTCTCATGTGGCTACCATCATCTACTTTGCAGTCCAACTCACCCTCTCCTGCTTCAGCTCTACTATAGTAGATAAAGCTGGAAGGAGACCTTTGCTGATAACCTCCATAACCGGTTCAGCCCTATTTTTGTTCTTAGAAGGAGCATATTTCTATATTAAATCTTGCACCACTCTAGATACAACGTCCTTTAGCATAGTCCCAGTAGTTGGGCTTATAGGTTTTGTGGTGGTGTTTTCTTTAGGGATGCAAACCATTCCTATTTTAATGCTCGGAGAACTTTTTCCTTCCAACGTCAAGGCATTCGCCCTTTGTTTTGCAGATATCTATTTCTCAATTATAGCAACGATAGTGTCCAAGTTCTTCCAGATCATGAAAGACTCTTTCGGAATGTACACGCCCTTTTTCGCATTCTCTGTCAGTTGTATCGTAGGACTAGTGTTGATTGTGCTGTTCGTCCCCGAGACCAAGGGCAAAACTTTAGAGGATATTCAGGTGAGCCTCAAAGGGGATTCTGAGAGGAGAGGTACAGAGGAAAAtgcgtaataaaaatttaagatgttCTTAATAATAGAAGGCTGATTTTTGTACTTTGGTATCAAgtattaaagtatttttagctttattataatatgtattttttgtatgttttgcaGTAATATAGTTTTTTCCATTCTGGATATTTTATTTCCGCAGTAGTCTCAAATCTTGACACTTTGGCGAAATAACTTTTCATTGCAGTTTTTACTACGTTCTGcaaatcttatttttagtCCATTTTGAAGGTTGCGGTAAATGTTATAGCCAATCAATTCTAGAAAGGCTTCCAATATATCATGAAAATTCCCACGCCGGACGTGTTTTAGGAGGAAAATGTCCGTTCACACGAAAATATCCAGGAATGGCTAAATatagtttccaaaatattttgaattgtatttattttcatccCGGTTACTGACGGATCATTGGCTTTTTCGAACATAATTAGGCCTTAGGACACCCACTTCTTGTCACTTATAATAACCCAATAATGTCCAGATTGCTGGCACGAAATGCACTTTCTTGTTGACACAATG
The Euwallacea fornicatus isolate EFF26 chromosome 37, ASM4011564v1, whole genome shotgun sequence genome window above contains:
- the LOC136349293 gene encoding facilitated trehalose transporter Tret1-like, producing MTIITGSTQKIQQGSAMIQFLAAFTGNLNAITSGMHYGWPSPSLPKLLHNTSSIPVTNDEGSWMAVMPLLGALLGSLIVGTTVDIFGRKRTILISSIPYFAAWMMVAFAPSVTIIYIARFIAGVADGWVFTALPMYIGEISDPKVRGLLGSSVSVNWIFGILLINIVGSYLSIMVTAIVSSSLPLVTMVSFAFMPESPYYLLMRGNTEEAKRSLQRFRGLNDVDGELGRVSFALKAQNKNAGKFLDLFTDKVSRKAVIIMMILRGAQQLSGTTAVTFYAQPIFIEAGDHISSHVATIIYFAVQLTLSCFSSTIVDKAGRRPLLITSITGSALFLFLEGAYFYIKSCTTLDTTSFSIVPVVGLIGFVVVFSLGMQTIPILMLGELFPSNVKAFALCFADIYFSIIATIVSKFFQIMKDSFGMYTPFFAFSVSCIVGLVLIVLFVPETKGKTLEDIQVSLKGDSERRGTEENA